In Passer domesticus isolate bPasDom1 chromosome 12, bPasDom1.hap1, whole genome shotgun sequence, the following proteins share a genomic window:
- the LOC135279422 gene encoding uncharacterized protein LOC135279422, with protein MCALPALLALVAAALLALLGAGRAAAPGSWAPLKRWALGCLLLCLGACRQRAAAGSAEPRRPRPLRADPHALDSLYFTGFAETNRTFVIARLARRPAGLCEMWLFLRLDGIGEFEHPQHPNMMVRDESKEIWSGGGLTMEYLEPQMCWKINFDGLLRKGSYRQQWSEEEGELVPVKFSLQWENSTDVFNFNVDSNPSTFARALAQEPWTIKLFQRVKKQREQHFRHEQWGRSVGEIEIEDAGKTQLSLKGIRSHSYGVRSWAEIRRYVMILAHFEDGTAAHLTVISMPATTAHLTVGYVFFPDGKKAGIEWSNASLAELAEDGLIQDEYGVSFTAGGKSFDVSAALDKQACPVVYNGLTGSGVFHECIADFQLNGLTPGWGLVEFYYRDEAAQPVPNLQLGSRTEGPDPATDASPP; from the exons ATGTGTGCGCTGCCGGCGCTGCTGGCGCTGGTGGCCGCGGCGCTGCTGGCGCTGCTCGGGGCCGGACGAGCGGCCGCCCCCGGCTCCTGGGCGCCGCTGAAGCGctgggccctgggctgcctcctgctctgcctcggCGCCTGCCGGCAGCGAGCGGCCGCAGGCTCCGCCGAGCCGCGCCGGCCGCGCCCGCTCCGCGCCGACCCCCAC GCTCTCGATTCCTTGTACTTCACCGGCTTTGCAGAGACCAACAGGACCTTTGTGATTGCTCGCCTCGCCCGACGTCCCGCTGGCCTCTGTGAGATGTGGCTCTTCctcaggctggatgggatagGCGAGTTCGAA CACCCACAGCACCCAAACATGATGGTGAGAGATGAATCCAAAGAGATCTGGAGTGGAGGAGGACTCACTATGGAATACTTGGAGCCCCAAATGTGCTGGAAGATAAATTTTGATGGATTACTCAG GAAAGGATCCTACAGACAGCAGTGgagtgaggaggaaggagaactTGTTCCAGTTAAATTCTCTTTGCA GTGGGAGAACTCCACAGATGTTTTTAACTTTAATGTTGACAGTAACCCCAGCACATTTGCTCGTGCTTTAGCCCAGGAGCCGTGGACCATCAAGCTCTTCCAGAGGGTCAAAAA ACAAAGGGAGCAGCACTTCCGACACGAGCAGTGGGGCCGGTCTGTTGGAGAGATTGAAATAGAAGATGCTGGGAAAACTCAGCTTTCCCTCAAAGGCATTCGGAGCCACTCCTATG GTGTCCGGAGCTGGGCTGAGATTCGCCGTTACGTCATGATTTTGGCACACTTTGAA gatgggactgcagcaCATTTAACAGTTATCAGCATGCCAGCCACCACAGCTCA CCTCACTGTAGGTTATGTGTTTTTTCCTGATGGGAAGAAGGCTGGCATTGAGTGGTCCAACGCctccctggctgagctggctgagGATGGGCTTATCCAGGATGAGTATGGAGTCAGTTTTACTGCTG GTGGCAAGAGCTTTGAtgtttctgcagctctggatAAGCAGGCCTGCCCCGTGGTGTACAATGGCCTGACAGGGAGTGGAGTTTTCCACGAGTGCATTGCAGATTTCCAACTCAATGGGCTAACACCAGGCTGGGGCCTGGTTGAATTTTATTACAG ggaCGAGGCCGCCCAGCCGGTTCCAAATCTGCAGCTTGGTTCCAGAACAGAAGGACCTGACCCTGCCACCGATGCCTCTCCCCCGTGA